In Populus alba chromosome 1, ASM523922v2, whole genome shotgun sequence, a single window of DNA contains:
- the LOC118037841 gene encoding G-type lectin S-receptor-like serine/threonine-protein kinase CES101 isoform X1 yields the protein MRPSMARKIYRFLLFCFCASHVLAADTLYQGGDSLNSSNTLVSKNGFFTLGFTRLGSAESIASYLGIWYNNDTIHPFWLANRDKPIEDTSGVLAIDGSGNMKLTYSGGHPVEFYSSQSSTTNITAVLEDSGNFVLLDENSGSQQVLWQSFDFPTDTFLPGMKIGINHKTGQTWSLMSWLSDLVPTPAGAFTFEWDTDGKELVIKRRGVIYWTSGPLKFNTSLEIRSLVQNYVILSNADEDYLMFTVSANQFTAQGQRNFTMWQLTYDGSIADQITGQTYGGTACKGNNTDVGCERWSGPPCRSNRNSFELRSGFFVNTVPRVYNDNSSLSISDCKDICWKHCLCVGVSTRGNNANNTGCKFYYGSFTPDPSGRSVQYHIIVEEELFQRHDTAGKRKSNWIWIILAPLGFVSLMGLAGLLWYLRRRRLREKYLNELLTLDSTNDTLELENDGNKGHNLKVYSAATIMAATNSFSADNKLGQGGFGPVYQGILPDGREIAVKRLSRSSGQGLVEFKNELILIAKLQHMNLVRLLGCCIQGEEKMLVYEYMPNKSLDSFIFDQSKRELIDWKKRFEIIEGIAQGLLYLHKYSRLRIIHRDLKAGNVLLDENLNPKISDFGMARIFKINDLEGNTNQIRGTRGYMSPEYVMEGIFSVKSDVFSFGVLLLEIVSGRRIQGLLEIDGHPLNLVGYTWELWKAGSPFELVDPILRESCSKEQVLRCIHVGLLCVEDNAVDRPIMSDVISMLTSEAQLPLPKQPAFSNARIIVEENPAETGSINDVSMSTMDAR from the exons ATGAGACCTTCCATGGCTAGAAAGATCTACCggttccttttgttttgcttcTGTGCCTCTCACGTTTTGGCAGCAGACACACTGTACCAAGGTGGTGATTCCCTCAATTCTTCCAATACTCTAGTTTCCAAAAATGGGTTCTTCACTTTAGGATTCACAAGACTTGGCTCTGCTGAGTCGATTGCTAGCTACTTGGGAATATGGTACAACAATGACACAATCCACCCTTTTTGGCTAGCCAACAGAGACAAACCCATAGAAGACACTTCAGGGGTTCTTGCAATAGATGGATCAGGAAATATGAAACTCACCTACTCTGGAGGTCATCCTGTTGAGTTCTATTCAAGTCAATCTTCTACAACCAATATAACTGCTGTTTTAGAAGATTCAGGCAATTTTGTTCTCTTAGATGAAAATTCTGGCAGCCAGCAGGTCTTATGGCAAAGCTTTGACTTTCCTACTGATACATTCTTGCCTGGAATGAAGATAGGGATCAACCATAAAACTGGCCAAACCTGGTCCCTCATGTCGTGGTTGAGCGACTTAGTACCCACTCCCGCTGGTGCTTTCACTTTTGAATGGGATACTGATGGAAAGGAGTTGGTCATAAAGCGGCGCGGTGTAATTTATTGGACCAGTGGACCATTGAAGTTCAATACTAGTTTGGAAATTCGTTCTCTGGTTCAAAATTATGTAATACTTTCTAACGCAGACGAGGATTACCTTATGTTCACAGTATCTGCGAATCAATTTACTGCTCAGGGTCAAAGGAATTTTACAATGTGGCAGTTGACATATGATGGGAGCATAGCAGATCAAATTACTGGACAAACATATGGGGGCACTGCATGTAAAGGAAATAACACAGATGTTGGTTGCGAGAGGTGGTCAGGACCGCCATGCAGGAGCAATAGGAACAGTTTTGAATTGAGATCAGGTTTCTTTGTTAACACAGTTCCTAGGGTGTACAACGATAATTCTAGTCTTAGCATTAGTGATTGCAAGGACATCTGCTGGAAACATTGTCTATGTGTTGGTGTTAGTACCAGAGGCAATAATGCCAACAATACTGGATGCAAGTTTTATTATGGAAGCTTTACACCAGACCCGAGTGGAAGATCAGTTCAATACCACATCATTGTTGAAGAGGAACTTTTTCAACGTCACGACACTGCAG GGAAAAGGAAAAGCAATTGGATATGGATTATTTTAGCTCCTTTGGGATTTGTTTCATTGATGGGGCTCGCGGGACTCTTGTGGTATCTGAGAAGGAGAAGACTTAGAG AGAAGTATCTCAATGAGTTGCTGACATTGGATTCAACGAACGATACGCTTGAACTCGAAAATGACGGAAACAAGGGCCATAATTTAAAGGTATATAGTGCAGCAACAATTATGGCTGCTACAAATTCCTTTTCTGCAGACAATAAACTTGGGCAAGGTGGCTTTGGACCAGTTTACCAG GGGATATTGCCGGATGGGCGAGAGATAGCGGTAAAAAGACTGTCTAGAAGTTCAGGACAAGGGCTGGTGGAATTCAAAAACGAGCTTATACTCATAGCTAAATTGCAGCACATGAATCTTGTCAGGCTCCTAGGCTGCTGCATTCAAGGGGAAGAGAAAATGTTAGTGTACGAATACATGCCTAATAAAAGCTTGGATTCATTTATATTTG ATCAATCAAAAAGGGAGCTGATAGACTGGAAGAAGCGATTTGAAATTATTGAAGGGATAGCTCAAGGGCTACTTTACCTTCATAAGTACTCGAGATTGAGGATAATTCACCGAGATTTGAAGGCTGGTAACGTACTACTTGATGAAAATCTGAACCCCAAAATTTCTGATTTTGGCATGGCAAGAATTTTCAAGATCAATGATTTAGAAGGAAATACAAACCAAATTCGTGGGACGCG TGGTTATATGTCCCCTGAGTATGTCATGGAGGGCATTTTCTCTGTGAAATCTGATGTCTTCAGTTTTGGAGTTCTACTGCTGGAAATTGTGAGTGGTAGAAGGATCCAAGGCCTCCTTGAAATAGACGGCCACCCTCTCAATCTTGTGGGATAT ACATGGGAGCTATGGAAAGCAGGTAGCCCATTTGAGCTGGTGGATCCAATACTAAGAGAATCTTGCTCTAAAGAGCAAGTCTTGAGATGCATTCATGTGGGCTTGCTATGTGTAGAAGACAATGCAGTGGATAGGCCGATCATGTCAGATGTTATATCGATGCTAACAAGTGAAGCACAATTACCACTTCCCAAACAGCCTGCATTTTCCAATGCAAGAATTATTGTGGAAGAAAATCCAGCAGAGACTGGTTCCATAAATGATGTTTCTATGTCAACCATGGATGCGAGATAG
- the LOC118037841 gene encoding G-type lectin S-receptor-like serine/threonine-protein kinase CES101 isoform X2: protein MRPSMARKIYRFLLFCFCASHVLAADTLYQGGDSLNSSNTLVSKNGFFTLGFTRLGSAESIASYLGIWYNNDTIHPFWLANRDKPIEDTSGVLAIDGSGNMKLTYSGGHPVEFYSSQSSTTNITAVLEDSGNFVLLDENSGSQQVLWQSFDFPTDTFLPGMKIGINHKTGQTWSLMSWLSDLVPTPAGAFTFEWDTDGKELVIKRRGVIYWTSGPLKFNTSLEIRSLVQNYVILSNADEDYLMFTVSANQFTAQGQRNFTMWQLTYDGSIADQITGQTYGGTACKGNNTDVGCERWSGPPCRSNRNSFELRSGFFVNTVPRVYNDNSSLSISDCKDICWKHCLCVGVSTRGNNANNTGCKFYYGSFTPDPSGRSVQYHIIVEEELFQRHDTAGKRKSNWIWIILAPLGFVSLMGLAGLLWYLRRRRLREKYLNELLTLDSTNDTLELENDGNKGHNLKGILPDGREIAVKRLSRSSGQGLVEFKNELILIAKLQHMNLVRLLGCCIQGEEKMLVYEYMPNKSLDSFIFDQSKRELIDWKKRFEIIEGIAQGLLYLHKYSRLRIIHRDLKAGNVLLDENLNPKISDFGMARIFKINDLEGNTNQIRGTRGYMSPEYVMEGIFSVKSDVFSFGVLLLEIVSGRRIQGLLEIDGHPLNLVGYTWELWKAGSPFELVDPILRESCSKEQVLRCIHVGLLCVEDNAVDRPIMSDVISMLTSEAQLPLPKQPAFSNARIIVEENPAETGSINDVSMSTMDAR, encoded by the exons ATGAGACCTTCCATGGCTAGAAAGATCTACCggttccttttgttttgcttcTGTGCCTCTCACGTTTTGGCAGCAGACACACTGTACCAAGGTGGTGATTCCCTCAATTCTTCCAATACTCTAGTTTCCAAAAATGGGTTCTTCACTTTAGGATTCACAAGACTTGGCTCTGCTGAGTCGATTGCTAGCTACTTGGGAATATGGTACAACAATGACACAATCCACCCTTTTTGGCTAGCCAACAGAGACAAACCCATAGAAGACACTTCAGGGGTTCTTGCAATAGATGGATCAGGAAATATGAAACTCACCTACTCTGGAGGTCATCCTGTTGAGTTCTATTCAAGTCAATCTTCTACAACCAATATAACTGCTGTTTTAGAAGATTCAGGCAATTTTGTTCTCTTAGATGAAAATTCTGGCAGCCAGCAGGTCTTATGGCAAAGCTTTGACTTTCCTACTGATACATTCTTGCCTGGAATGAAGATAGGGATCAACCATAAAACTGGCCAAACCTGGTCCCTCATGTCGTGGTTGAGCGACTTAGTACCCACTCCCGCTGGTGCTTTCACTTTTGAATGGGATACTGATGGAAAGGAGTTGGTCATAAAGCGGCGCGGTGTAATTTATTGGACCAGTGGACCATTGAAGTTCAATACTAGTTTGGAAATTCGTTCTCTGGTTCAAAATTATGTAATACTTTCTAACGCAGACGAGGATTACCTTATGTTCACAGTATCTGCGAATCAATTTACTGCTCAGGGTCAAAGGAATTTTACAATGTGGCAGTTGACATATGATGGGAGCATAGCAGATCAAATTACTGGACAAACATATGGGGGCACTGCATGTAAAGGAAATAACACAGATGTTGGTTGCGAGAGGTGGTCAGGACCGCCATGCAGGAGCAATAGGAACAGTTTTGAATTGAGATCAGGTTTCTTTGTTAACACAGTTCCTAGGGTGTACAACGATAATTCTAGTCTTAGCATTAGTGATTGCAAGGACATCTGCTGGAAACATTGTCTATGTGTTGGTGTTAGTACCAGAGGCAATAATGCCAACAATACTGGATGCAAGTTTTATTATGGAAGCTTTACACCAGACCCGAGTGGAAGATCAGTTCAATACCACATCATTGTTGAAGAGGAACTTTTTCAACGTCACGACACTGCAG GGAAAAGGAAAAGCAATTGGATATGGATTATTTTAGCTCCTTTGGGATTTGTTTCATTGATGGGGCTCGCGGGACTCTTGTGGTATCTGAGAAGGAGAAGACTTAGAG AGAAGTATCTCAATGAGTTGCTGACATTGGATTCAACGAACGATACGCTTGAACTCGAAAATGACGGAAACAAGGGCCATAATTTAAAG GGGATATTGCCGGATGGGCGAGAGATAGCGGTAAAAAGACTGTCTAGAAGTTCAGGACAAGGGCTGGTGGAATTCAAAAACGAGCTTATACTCATAGCTAAATTGCAGCACATGAATCTTGTCAGGCTCCTAGGCTGCTGCATTCAAGGGGAAGAGAAAATGTTAGTGTACGAATACATGCCTAATAAAAGCTTGGATTCATTTATATTTG ATCAATCAAAAAGGGAGCTGATAGACTGGAAGAAGCGATTTGAAATTATTGAAGGGATAGCTCAAGGGCTACTTTACCTTCATAAGTACTCGAGATTGAGGATAATTCACCGAGATTTGAAGGCTGGTAACGTACTACTTGATGAAAATCTGAACCCCAAAATTTCTGATTTTGGCATGGCAAGAATTTTCAAGATCAATGATTTAGAAGGAAATACAAACCAAATTCGTGGGACGCG TGGTTATATGTCCCCTGAGTATGTCATGGAGGGCATTTTCTCTGTGAAATCTGATGTCTTCAGTTTTGGAGTTCTACTGCTGGAAATTGTGAGTGGTAGAAGGATCCAAGGCCTCCTTGAAATAGACGGCCACCCTCTCAATCTTGTGGGATAT ACATGGGAGCTATGGAAAGCAGGTAGCCCATTTGAGCTGGTGGATCCAATACTAAGAGAATCTTGCTCTAAAGAGCAAGTCTTGAGATGCATTCATGTGGGCTTGCTATGTGTAGAAGACAATGCAGTGGATAGGCCGATCATGTCAGATGTTATATCGATGCTAACAAGTGAAGCACAATTACCACTTCCCAAACAGCCTGCATTTTCCAATGCAAGAATTATTGTGGAAGAAAATCCAGCAGAGACTGGTTCCATAAATGATGTTTCTATGTCAACCATGGATGCGAGATAG